GCGAGCAGGACGGGGACGACGAACATCTGCACGAGGGCCCCGGCACCGGACACCGGCCCCGTATAAGTCTGCATCCCCTGATCGAGGAAGCGAAGCAGGCTGGGCCGGTCGCGTGTCTTCCTCTCTTGCTTCAAGAAGATCGCCGGCACTGAGAAAAACGCGGCCAGGAATACAAGGTCCACAGCGATCATGAATGGTCCCGCTCCCGCATTGGCGATCGTCAGCGCGAACAATGCGACGATCATCACATAAACACCGACAAGTAGCGCCCCAACCGATGCAGGAACATCCGGCACCGCGGTTTCCGGCTTCGGATTTGGCAATATCGTGGCGAGCGCGCTCGGATCGACGAGATCGAAAGTCTGCGGCCTATCCAGCTGTTCGTGACGCATTGTTTGGCCCTCCCTGGCCCGACTCAGAAATCATGTACTGGGAGAACATCTATTAGCGGCTGGAAAATCATGCAACAAAAATATATGATTATGAAATGAAGCTCACCCGCTACACCGATTACGCCCTGCGCGTGCTGATGCACCTGGCCGTCCAGCCACGACAGCTGACTTCAATCAGCACCATCGCCCGGTCCTATGGAATTTCGCAGAATCATCTGGTGAAAGTCGTCCAGGACCTTCGCGTTGCCGGGTTTGTCGAGGCTGCCCGAGGCCGGACCGGCGGAATCCGATTGGCCCGCCCGCCCGAGGAAATCCGGCTTGGAGAAGTTGTTCGTCACACCGAAGAGGGCTTCGACCTGGTCAATTGCGCAAGCTGCCTGATCGCCCCGGCTTGCGCTTTAACCGGGGCCCTTCATCAGGCACTCGGGGCGTTCATGGCCGTGCTGGATGGCTACACAATCGCCGACCTCACCAATACGCGCTCCGAAGCCTTGCGCAGACTGCTTGCGATCCCGGGCGCGCAAGCGGCATAGTTTCCGGCCGCTTGCCCCTACCACGCTGGCATTTGTGCCCGGGGATGCGTATCGGGCTCCAAACTTCCAGACACGAGTGGAATTGATGGGTTTCAAATGCGGTATCGTCGGCCTGCCCAATGTCGGCAAGTCGACCCTGTTCAATGCACTGACCGAGACTCAGGCGGCGCAGGCGGCCAATTATCCTTTCTGCACGATCGAGCCCAACGTCGGCCAGGTCGCTGTGCCCGATCCGCGACTCGACAAGCTGGCGGCCATTGCCGGCTCGGCGAAGATTATCCCGACCCAGCTGGCGTTCGTCGATATTGCCGGGCTGGTAAAGGGTGCGTCCAAGGGCGAGGGCCTGGGCAACCAGTTTCTCGGCAATATCCGCGAGGTGGATGCGATCGTCCACGTGCTGCGCTGCTTTGAGAATGACGACATTCAGCACGTCGAGAACAAGGTCGACCCGATCGCAGACGCGGAAGTGGTCGAGACGGAACTCCTGCTTTCGGACCTCGAGAGCCTGGAGAAACGCGTCCCCAACCTGGTCAAGCGCGGACAGCAGGGCGACAAGGAATCGAAGATCGCGGCCAGCGTGCTGGGCCAGGCGCTGGAACTGCTTCGCGAAGGCAAGCCGGCGCGGCTGACCCAGCCCAGGGACGAGGAAGAAGCGCGGGTCTTCTCGCAGGCGCAACTGATCACAGCCAAACCCGTCCTCTACGTCTGCAACGTTAATGAGGACGAAGCCGCCGAGGGCAATGCCCATAGCGCCGCCGTGTTCGAGAAGGCCAAGGCCGAGGGCGCGGAAGCGGTCATCGTTTCGGCAGCGATCGAGGCGGACCTCGTCGGCATGGAGATGGACGAGCGGATCGCCTTCCTGGGAGAGATGGGTCTTTACGAGACCGGGCTGACCCGGGTCATCCGCGCCGGATACGACCTGCTGCACCTTATCACCTTCTTCACCGTCGGACCAAAGGAAGCGCGGGCCTGGACCGTCGAGAGGGGCTCGAAGGCACCGCGAGCGGCGGGCGAAATCCATACCGATTTCGAGCGCGGCTTCATCCGCGCCGAGACGATCGCTTATGAAGACTACATTGCTCTTGGCGGCGAAAGCGGCGCGCGCGACGCAGGAAAGCTTCGTCAGGAAGGCAAGGAGTATGTCGTGAGAGACGGCGACGTGCTGCACTTCAAGTTCAACGTTTGATGTCAGCCGATCCCGCAGCAGCCGAGCGGGAGGCGCGGAAGGCGCTGGAAAAGACGCCCAACGATGCGCGTGCTCTGCTGAACCTCGGCAAAGCGTTGCGAGCGCAAGGGCGCGACGCGGAAGCGGCCGAGTCCGAACGCAAGTCCATCGCGGCATCGACCCGCGATGCGCGGCATCGCCGAGTCGCCGAAGCGATGAGGGCCGGCAAGACCATCGAGGCCAACCAGCTGCTGCAAAGGCTGGTCGAGGAAAATGGCGAGGACGTCCTCGCACTCATGCTGTTCGGGTCGCAAGCGAGCAAGGGGCGCCAATATGAGCTTGCCGACCAACTCCTCTCGCGCGCCGTGGCGCTGGCGCCCGCCGATCCCAATGCCCGCTTCGCGATGGCCGATCACCAGGTGCGAACGAAGCGTTTCGAAGACGCGCTGGCGACGCTCGCGGCCCTGCCCGATGAAATGCGGAAGTCCGAAGGCGCGCAATCTCTGGAAGCGGAGTGCCTGGGCGAGCTCGGCCGGGTCAAGGAGCAGCTCGTCTTGCTTCGCGACATTGCGGCGTCGAGCGCCAACCCGCTGCAATACAATTTGAGGATCGGGCATGCCTTGCGAACGCTCGGGCGGCAGGAGGAAGCCGGCAAAGCCTATCGCGCCGTGATTGCTCAAATTCCGGCTGAAGGCACGTCATGGTGGAGCCTTGCCAACCTCAAGACGACCAAATTCACCGAGGCCGACATCGCCGCGATGCGGGCCGGGCTAGACCACCCAACAGCGCCGGTGGAAAATCGCATTCGCCTCAACTTCGCGCTCGGCAAAGCCTACGAAGATCGCAAGGACGCGGCGAACGCGTTTCGCCATTACGACGAGGGCAATCGCCTTCGCCGGTCGATCGCGCCCTATGATCCGGGCGCAATCAGCACTTGGGTGGATGCCTGCATCGCGACGTTCACGGCGGAGTTCTTCGCCGGCCTCTCACAGGGCGGCGATCCTTCGAACCAACCGATCTTCGTCATCGGCATGCAGCGGTCCGGATCGACGCTCGTCGAACAGATCCTCGCCTCCCATCCCAAGGTCGAGGGAACGTCCGAGCTCAACGAGCTGCGCTTCATCGTTGAGGCCATCCACCAGCAAAAACCGGTAGCACTGGAAAAGGCGATGGCCGCATTGTCACCGGACGAGCGACGCCAATTCGGCGCCCGCTATCTTGAAACGACTGCAATCCACAGGCGTACCGACAGGCCGCGCTTCACCGACAAGATGCCGAACAACTGGCTTCACGTCGCGCTGATCCGATCGATCCTGCCCAACGCCAGGGTCATCGACGTTCGCAGGAATCCGATGGACTGCTGCTTTTCCAACTGGAAGCAGCTCTATGCACGGGGACTGGACCACAGCAACGCGCTAGAAACGATGGGTCAATTTTATGCTGACTATGTCCGGCTGATGCGTCATTACGATGCGGCGCTTCCCGGCTTCGTCCATCGCGTCATTTACGAAGAATTGGTCGCTGACGTCGAAAGCGAGACCCGGCGGCTGCTCGACTATCTGGGTCTCGAGTTCGACCCGGCCTGCCTTCAGTTCCATTCGACCGAGCGCCCGGTACTGACCATCAGCGCCGGGCAGGTGCGTGAACCGATCAATCGCAAGGGGATCGACGCCTGGCACCCGTTCGAGCGCTATCTGGAACCGCTGAAAGCGGCGCTCGGCCCTGTAATCCAGGAGTGGCGGATATGAGGTCGGAAGATCTGGTTTATTTCGAGGACGTCGAACTCGGAGCGAAGACCGTGTTCGGCCATTACGACGTCACCCTTGAGGAAGTCCTCGAATTCGCACGTAAATACGACCCGCAGCCGTTTCATTTGAGCGACGAGGAAGCGGCCAAGACTCACTTCGGCCGGATCGCCGCAAGCGGATGGCACACCTGCGCGATGGCCATGGCCGTAATCGCCCGGAAGGTGGTGGAAGAGAAGCAGGCTGGCCTTGGTGCGCCTGGAGTGGACGAGTTGCGCTGGCTGAAGCCGGTCTATCCCGGCGACCGGCTGACCGTGACCGGGACGGTCGTCGACAAGACGCCGTCCCGCTCAAAGCCGGAGATCGGCGTGATCCGCACGGAAACAGTGGTCACCAATCAGGACGACATGCCGGTGATGCGCTACACCTCGATCGTAATGATGCGCCGACGGCCCGGCACCGGCAACTAGCCGCCGGCAAAATCGATAAGTGCCCGGCTGTCGATCCCGGCGTTCTTCAGCCTCGCGCCGCCTTCAAGATCGGGAAGATCGATAATGAAACGCGCGCCGACGACGATGCCTCCAGCTCGCTCCACCAGCCTCGCAGCCGCGAGCGCTGTGCCGCCGGTGGCAAGCAAATCGTCGACGATCAGAACCCGCGCGCCGGGGGCGCAGGCGTCGACATGCATGGCCAAGCGGTCGCGGCCATATTCCAGCGCATAATCTTCGGCGATGGTCGCGCCAGGCAGCTTCCCGTCCTTTCGGACGAGAAGGAGCCCGGCGCCCAGCTTGACCGCGAGCGCGCCGCCGATCGCGAACCCGCGCGCTTCGATGGCAGCGACGAGGTCGACGGGTTGGTCGACCGTCTCAGAAAGCAAATCGACCGCAACGGCGAGCCCGACGCGGTCGAGGAATAACGTGGTGATGTCGCGAAACTGAATCCCG
The window above is part of the Sphingomonas sp. HDW15A genome. Proteins encoded here:
- a CDS encoding Rrf2 family transcriptional regulator, which translates into the protein MKLTRYTDYALRVLMHLAVQPRQLTSISTIARSYGISQNHLVKVVQDLRVAGFVEAARGRTGGIRLARPPEEIRLGEVVRHTEEGFDLVNCASCLIAPACALTGALHQALGAFMAVLDGYTIADLTNTRSEALRRLLAIPGAQAA
- the ychF gene encoding redox-regulated ATPase YchF; amino-acid sequence: MGFKCGIVGLPNVGKSTLFNALTETQAAQAANYPFCTIEPNVGQVAVPDPRLDKLAAIAGSAKIIPTQLAFVDIAGLVKGASKGEGLGNQFLGNIREVDAIVHVLRCFENDDIQHVENKVDPIADAEVVETELLLSDLESLEKRVPNLVKRGQQGDKESKIAASVLGQALELLREGKPARLTQPRDEEEARVFSQAQLITAKPVLYVCNVNEDEAAEGNAHSAAVFEKAKAEGAEAVIVSAAIEADLVGMEMDERIAFLGEMGLYETGLTRVIRAGYDLLHLITFFTVGPKEARAWTVERGSKAPRAAGEIHTDFERGFIRAETIAYEDYIALGGESGARDAGKLRQEGKEYVVRDGDVLHFKFNV
- a CDS encoding tetratricopeptide repeat-containing sulfotransferase family protein; translated protein: MSADPAAAEREARKALEKTPNDARALLNLGKALRAQGRDAEAAESERKSIAASTRDARHRRVAEAMRAGKTIEANQLLQRLVEENGEDVLALMLFGSQASKGRQYELADQLLSRAVALAPADPNARFAMADHQVRTKRFEDALATLAALPDEMRKSEGAQSLEAECLGELGRVKEQLVLLRDIAASSANPLQYNLRIGHALRTLGRQEEAGKAYRAVIAQIPAEGTSWWSLANLKTTKFTEADIAAMRAGLDHPTAPVENRIRLNFALGKAYEDRKDAANAFRHYDEGNRLRRSIAPYDPGAISTWVDACIATFTAEFFAGLSQGGDPSNQPIFVIGMQRSGSTLVEQILASHPKVEGTSELNELRFIVEAIHQQKPVALEKAMAALSPDERRQFGARYLETTAIHRRTDRPRFTDKMPNNWLHVALIRSILPNARVIDVRRNPMDCCFSNWKQLYARGLDHSNALETMGQFYADYVRLMRHYDAALPGFVHRVIYEELVADVESETRRLLDYLGLEFDPACLQFHSTERPVLTISAGQVREPINRKGIDAWHPFERYLEPLKAALGPVIQEWRI
- a CDS encoding MaoC family dehydratase, producing the protein MRSEDLVYFEDVELGAKTVFGHYDVTLEEVLEFARKYDPQPFHLSDEEAAKTHFGRIAASGWHTCAMAMAVIARKVVEEKQAGLGAPGVDELRWLKPVYPGDRLTVTGTVVDKTPSRSKPEIGVIRTETVVTNQDDMPVMRYTSIVMMRRRPGTGN
- a CDS encoding adenine phosphoribosyltransferase, whose translation is MTTSAADLAALVRTINDFPKPGIQFRDITTLFLDRVGLAVAVDLLSETVDQPVDLVAAIEARGFAIGGALAVKLGAGLLLVRKDGKLPGATIAEDYALEYGRDRLAMHVDACAPGARVLIVDDLLATGGTALAAARLVERAGGIVVGARFIIDLPDLEGGARLKNAGIDSRALIDFAGG